The Kribbella jejuensis region TGGCGCAGCACCCACCCGGTCCCCGTGTTGTGGGTGATCGCCGCCGCGACGCTCGTCTACATGCTCCGCGAGTATCCGTGGGGTCCCGTGGTCATCCCGTTCGTGATCGCGGTCTTCACCACGATCCGTCTCGGCCACCGATCAGCCGGCTGGGCGGGGCTGATCTCCTTGTACGTCGGTCATGTCGGCGGCCGCCTCATCCTCGGTCTGAATCAGGACGGCATCTACCAGGTGCTGCTCGTCGGCCTGTGCTTCTGCCTCCTCGGGTTCGTCGCCGAACTCTTCCGCGCGCACCGCGACCGCGTGATGGCCGCCGCGAAGACCCGTAGAGAGGAGGAGCTTCGCCGTGCCGGTGAGGAACGTCTACGGATCGCACAGGAGCTCCACGATGTCGTCGCGCACCACATCTCCCTGATCAACGTACAAGCGTCCACCGCGCTTCACCTGGTCGACAGGCAACCCGAGCAGGCAGCCCCGGCGCTCTCGGCGATCAAGGACGCGAGCAAGGAAGCCCTGGTAGAACTCCGCTCGATCGTCGGCATCCTGCGGCAGTCCGACGAGTCCGCGCCTCGCCAGCCGGTCGCCGGGCTCGACCACCTGGACCACCTGGTCAGCCGGACCAAGAGGGCCGGGCTCGACGTCCACAAGATCGTCCACGGGGATCCACGTCCGCTACCGACCGGCCTGGACCGCGCCGCGTTCCGGATCATCCAGGAGTCACTGACGAACGTCGTACGGCACGCCAAAGCCACGTCCGCGACCGTGCGGATCCAGTACGGCGAGCAGGCCCTGGTGCTGCAGATCGACGACAACGGCGAATCGCTGACCGCGCAGCCCCAGGAAGGCAACGGCATCTCCGGCATGCGCGAACGCGCTACCGCGCTGGGCGGCACGCTGACCGTGATCCGTACGCCGGCAGGCGGCCTACGGATCACGGCGACGCTGCCAGTCTAGGAGGGCAGGCGGACGTGGGACGGGTTCAGCTCGGCGACGCTGGAGACACCGAGGAGGGCCATCGTGCGCCGCACCTCCTTGGTCAGGATCTCCGCGGCCCTGGCGACACCGCGTTGCCCGCCGGCCATCAGGCCGTACAGGTACGCGCGGCCGACCAGGCAGGCGTCCGCGCCTAGCGCGATCGACGCGACGATGTCCGCGCCGGACATGATGCCCGTGTCGAGGTAGATCTCCGCGTCGCTGCCGATCGCCTTGCGGACGTCCGGGAGGATCCGCAGCGGTGTCGGGGCACGGTCCAGCTGGCGGCCGCCGTGGTTGGACAGTACGACCGCGTCCGCGCCGGCGTCGACAACCCGGCGAGCGTCCTCGACGGTCTGGATGCCCTTCACGATCAGCGGTCCGTCCCAGATCGAGCGCAACCAGTTCAGGTCGTCGATCGTCATCGTCGGGTCGAACAGCTTGTCCAGCAGCTCTGCGACCGTGCCATCCCAGGTGGACAGCGAGGCGAACGTGAGCGGCCGGGTCGTAAGCAGGTTGGCCCACCAGGCCGGGTGCAGCGACGCGTCCAGCACGGTCTTCACGGTCAGCGACGGCGGGATCGTGAAGCCGTTGCGTACGTCGCGGAGGCGGGCGCCGGCGACCGGTACGTCGACGGTCAGCATCAGCGCTTCGAACCCGGCGGCGGCTGACCGCTTCACGAGGTCCTCACCGGCGTCGCGGTCCTTCCACACGTACAGCTGGAACCACTTGCGGGCGTTCGGTGCGGCGGCCGCGACGTCCTCGATCGAGGTCGTGCCCATCGTGGACAGCGCGTATGGGATGCCGATGTCCTCGGCCACCTTGACGACCGCGCTCTCCCCTTCGTGGTTCATCATCCGGGTGAAGCCGGTGGGCGCGAACGCGAACGGCAGCTCGGAGCGGCGCCCGAGGATCGACGTACCGAGGTCGATCTCGGAGACGTCGCGCAGGATCGACGGCTGCAGCTCCAGCTCCGCGAACAGCCGGCGGGCGCGGCGCAGGCTGATCTCGGCCTCGGCAGCGCCGTCGGTGTAGTCGAAGACCGAGCGTGGCGTCCGGCGGCG contains the following coding sequences:
- a CDS encoding alpha-hydroxy acid oxidase, whose product is MTDRQMPKWSELKPLLRPKPITVNPTDRRLEKALTIADLRTIARRRTPRSVFDYTDGAAEAEISLRRARRLFAELELQPSILRDVSEIDLGTSILGRRSELPFAFAPTGFTRMMNHEGESAVVKVAEDIGIPYALSTMGTTSIEDVAAAAPNARKWFQLYVWKDRDAGEDLVKRSAAAGFEALMLTVDVPVAGARLRDVRNGFTIPPSLTVKTVLDASLHPAWWANLLTTRPLTFASLSTWDGTVAELLDKLFDPTMTIDDLNWLRSIWDGPLIVKGIQTVEDARRVVDAGADAVVLSNHGGRQLDRAPTPLRILPDVRKAIGSDAEIYLDTGIMSGADIVASIALGADACLVGRAYLYGLMAGGQRGVARAAEILTKEVRRTMALLGVSSVAELNPSHVRLPS
- a CDS encoding sensor histidine kinase, with the translated sequence MTQPVDVPDLGTRVRRYTLPVVLAVFLVVGTYGAARGQTDRQHPDALMVVLLLIAALALFWRSTHPVPVLWVIAAATLVYMLREYPWGPVVIPFVIAVFTTIRLGHRSAGWAGLISLYVGHVGGRLILGLNQDGIYQVLLVGLCFCLLGFVAELFRAHRDRVMAAAKTRREEELRRAGEERLRIAQELHDVVAHHISLINVQASTALHLVDRQPEQAAPALSAIKDASKEALVELRSIVGILRQSDESAPRQPVAGLDHLDHLVSRTKRAGLDVHKIVHGDPRPLPTGLDRAAFRIIQESLTNVVRHAKATSATVRIQYGEQALVLQIDDNGESLTAQPQEGNGISGMRERATALGGTLTVIRTPAGGLRITATLPV